One window of the Candidatus Chryseobacterium colombiense genome contains the following:
- the fbp gene encoding class 1 fructose-bisphosphatase: MSEQPLQTLGEFLIDRQDDFQYSTGEFSRLLSAIRLASKVVNREVNKAGIVDIAGAAGNQNVQGEEQQKLDVIANEIFITALSQREVVCGIASEENDDFIDIKCGENGHLSKYVVLIDPLDGSSNIDVNVSVGTIFSIYRRVTEPGTPVQLEDFLQKGINQIAAGYVIYGSSTMIVYTTGNGVNGFTLDPSLGTYYLSHPNMTFPKTGKIYSINEGNYIKFPQGVKNYLKYCQMEEGDRPYTSRYIGSLVADFHRNMLKGGIYIYPSYSQAPNGKLRLLYECNPMAFLAEQAGGKATDGFRRILEIEPTELHQRIPFFCGSVEMVEKAEEFMRIDSVK; encoded by the coding sequence ATGTCAGAGCAACCATTACAGACTTTAGGAGAATTTCTTATTGATAGACAAGATGATTTTCAGTATTCTACAGGAGAGTTTTCTCGTCTTCTTAGTGCAATAAGACTGGCTTCGAAAGTTGTAAACAGAGAAGTAAACAAAGCAGGCATTGTAGATATTGCAGGCGCTGCCGGAAACCAGAATGTTCAGGGAGAAGAACAACAAAAACTGGATGTGATTGCTAATGAAATTTTTATTACAGCATTGTCTCAAAGAGAAGTGGTTTGTGGGATTGCATCTGAAGAAAATGACGATTTTATTGATATTAAATGTGGTGAAAACGGGCATTTAAGTAAATATGTGGTTTTAATTGATCCTTTAGATGGTTCTTCAAATATTGATGTAAATGTTTCTGTAGGAACAATTTTTTCAATCTACAGAAGAGTTACCGAGCCGGGAACTCCCGTTCAGCTGGAAGACTTTTTACAAAAAGGAATTAATCAGATTGCGGCAGGATATGTGATTTACGGTTCATCAACAATGATTGTTTACACAACAGGAAATGGAGTGAACGGGTTTACATTGGATCCGTCTTTAGGAACTTATTATCTTTCTCATCCGAATATGACTTTCCCAAAAACAGGGAAAATTTATTCTATCAACGAAGGAAATTATATTAAATTTCCTCAGGGGGTTAAAAATTACCTTAAATATTGCCAGATGGAGGAAGGTGACAGACCGTATACTTCAAGATATATTGGTTCTTTAGTGGCTGATTTTCATAGAAATATGCTGAAAGGCGGAATCTATATTTATCCATCCTATTCGCAAGCTCCAAACGGTAAATTGAGATTGTTATATGAATGTAACCCGATGGCTTTCCTGGCGGAACAGGCAGGAGGAAAAGCTACAGACGGTTTCAGAAGAATTCTGGAAATTGAACCAACAGAGCTTCATCAAAGAATTCCTTTCTTCTGTGGAAGTGTTGAAATGGTAGAAAAGGCAGAAGAGTTTATGCGAATTGATAGCGTAAAATAA
- the menC gene encoding o-succinylbenzoate synthase: MKAEYSRYLLQFKRPSGTSRGVLHEKETFILEVSENGKKGIGECAVFRGLSFDDRPDYEKKLQWLCENINQDPKLLKEELKEFPSIWFGYEQAVLNLKHGENLYFPSEFTDGKTAIIINGLIWMGDVGYMEEQIQDKLEKGFHCIKLKIGVDWKSEHAVLQKLRQKFSKEILELRVDANGGFTKEEAPIVLQQLDDLNIHSIEQPIKAGNWKDMAELCAKTPTPIALDEELIGIIDSDKKKELLQIINPQYIILKPALVGGFEGSNEWISLAEKQGIGWWITSALESNIGLNAIAQYTFTKNNRMPQGLGTGGLFTNNFDTQLELSGEKLYFKIE, encoded by the coding sequence ATGAAAGCAGAATATTCAAGATATTTATTACAATTCAAACGCCCGAGTGGAACATCTCGTGGCGTTTTGCATGAAAAAGAGACCTTTATTTTAGAAGTTTCCGAAAATGGGAAAAAAGGAATAGGGGAATGTGCAGTTTTCAGAGGATTAAGTTTTGATGACAGACCGGATTATGAAAAAAAACTGCAATGGCTTTGTGAAAACATTAATCAGGATCCCAAGCTTTTAAAAGAAGAACTAAAAGAATTTCCCTCTATCTGGTTTGGATATGAACAGGCTGTTTTAAATTTAAAGCACGGAGAAAACTTATATTTTCCAAGTGAATTTACAGATGGGAAGACTGCCATTATAATCAACGGATTGATCTGGATGGGAGATGTTGGTTATATGGAGGAACAGATCCAGGATAAATTAGAAAAAGGCTTTCACTGTATTAAATTAAAAATAGGAGTCGACTGGAAATCTGAACATGCAGTTCTTCAGAAATTAAGACAAAAATTCTCAAAAGAAATATTGGAACTGCGAGTTGATGCAAATGGAGGATTCACGAAAGAAGAAGCACCAATTGTCTTGCAGCAATTGGACGATTTAAATATTCATTCCATTGAACAACCTATTAAAGCAGGAAACTGGAAAGATATGGCAGAATTATGCGCAAAAACTCCTACTCCGATTGCTTTAGATGAAGAATTAATAGGAATTATTGATTCAGATAAAAAGAAAGAATTGTTACAAATTATAAACCCCCAATATATTATTTTAAAACCAGCGTTGGTTGGAGGTTTTGAGGGAAGTAACGAATGGATTTCTCTTGCTGAAAAACAAGGTATAGGTTGGTGGATTACGTCTGCTTTGGAAAGTAATATCGGCTTGAATGCGATTGCTCAGTACACATTTACCAAAAATAATAGAATGCCTCAAGGGTTAGGAACTGGAGGGTTGTTCACAAATAACTTCGATACACAGCTGGAATTGAGCGGTGAGAAGCTCTATTTTAAAATTGAATGA